In Phycisphaerae bacterium RAS1, the genomic window GGACGACCCACTGGCCCTTCTTTCCGGTCCGATCGTGCTTGTTAAGAGCCTTGACGGGATTGACTTGGGCGCGGGCCTCGGCCTGTTCGAACGTCTCGACGACGCCTTGGCCGAAGGTCGAGGGGTCGAGCTTCTCACCGGTCGTTATCGGCTCCTGGCCGTCCGCCCAGCCGATACAGCAGCAGACATACAGCGCGACGCTGCAAGACGCGATGCGTGCAGGGATCATTTGGTGCTCTCGCTATGTAAATAGAATGCCCGTTCCCGGCCCACGGCGTGGCCCGAATCTGCCCAGCGCAGCTTCAAAACTCCTGCCGTACTCCGGGTTCACGTCATTCTACCACGACCGGCCGGGGCCTGTCTCGGAAAAAATCAGACCCGGGCGGGGCGGGGCGCATCGCGATCGCGCTTGCGATCGGCGGCGTCTTTCCGAACCCGCCGCGCCGAGCGGCGGGTTGAGTAGCGCTAGCGATCGGCGCTCTACAGGCCGCGGACGTCACCCCGCCGCCGCTTGGTGCGGCGGGTTCGGACGGATCGCCACCGGAACCGGATGCACCCGGAGCGGCGGGTTGCGGCGGGTGCGGTTAACGGGATAATGCAGAACTTCGGCGAACCAGCCGAATTTGGAGTGGTGTCCGAGCGGCTGAAGGAGCACGCTTGGAAAGCGTGTGTACGGGAAACTGTACCGCGGGTTCGAATCCCGCCCACTCCGGTGAACAGGCTAGTGCTGGGTGCTGCGTGCTGGGCGCTCGCAGGCGAGCGCCATCGGCGACGCAGCGACGCGGCACTCGGCACGTCGCATCCAGCGCGTTGATTTCCCAGGAACGCGAATGAAGATCGTCAACATCTGCGGCGCGCGGCCGAACTTCATGAAGATCGCGCCGCTCATGGCCGCCTACAGGCGCTACCCGCACATCCAGCCCTTGCTGGTCCACACCGGCCAGCACTATGACGAGAAGATGTCGGACCTCTTCTTTCGCCAACTCGGCATTCCCGAGCCGGACATCAACCTCGAAGTCGGCTCGGCGACGCACGCGGTGCAGACGGCGCAGATCATGACGCGCTTCGAGCCGGTGATCAGCGAGCACAAGCCCGACTGGGTGGTGGTCGTCGGCGACGTGAACAGCACGATCGCCTGCGCGCTGGTCGCCTCCAAGCTGGGCGTGAAGGTCGCGCACGTCGAGGCGGGGCTGCGCAGCTTCGACCGCGACATGCCTGAAGAGATCAATCGCCTGCTGACGGACGCCATTTCCGACCTGCTGCTGGTGAGCGAGCCCAGCGGGGTCGCGAATCTGAAGCGCGAAGGCGTCGGCGAGGAGAAAATCCACTTCGTCGGCAACGTCATGATCGACACGTTGAGGGCCAACCTGGAGCAGGCCGACCGCTCGCCTATCCTGGAGACGCTCGGCCTGACCGCCGGGCAATACAACGTCGTCACGCTGCACCGGCCCAGCAACGTGGACGACGCGGCGACGCTGGGGCGAATCGCCGACGCCTTTGAGGAGGTCCAGAAGGACCTGCCGATCGTGTTTCCGATGCATCCGCGGACGGTGAACAACCTGGGCCGGTTGGGGCTGGCGGAGCGCTTCAAGGCGATGAAGCGCCTGAAGATCATCGAGCCTCTGGGCTACCTGGATTTCCTCAAGCTGACCGGCCGCGCCGCCGTCGTTCTGACCGATTCGGGCGGAATTCAGGAGGAAACGACGATTCTCGGCGTGTGGTGTCTGACGCTGCGCGAGAACACCGAGCGCCCGGTCACGATCACCAGCGGGACGAATGCGCTGGTCGGCACGGACGCGGCGAAGATCCTGACCGAGTACCGCCGCTGCCGCCTGACGAAACTGATCCATCCGCGCGTCCCGGAGAAATGGGACGGCCGCGCCGCGGAGCGGATTGCGGAGGTCATCTCGCGTTTGGCTTAGCGTTCCGTCGCACGATGATCTTTCGTGGGGAGCATCGGCCTCTGGCCGGTGCGAACGCGCGTCAAGTTCGGGCGCCGCGTGGCAGCCGCGGCAAACTGGACCGGAACCGACGACGGGCGTGGCCAAAGTACTTGGCAGAAGCCGCGGGCCGGGCCGTTTTTCCGAACCCACCGCGCCAAGCGGCGGGTTGACGATCGGAGACGAGCGGCGCCGAATAGCCCGGGGACGTCAACCCGCCGCTTGGCGCGGCGGGTTCGGACAGATATGCCCGCCGAGCCTGCCAGAATCTCTCGTCACCCCGCCGACGATGTAGCCGCCCGAGTGAACTCGCCGTGAACGGGGCGGATGAGTATAGAATCTACGGTCATGGCCTCTTCCCCGGACGAGCGCATTGCGCGAGCCATCGCGGGCGACACCGAGGCGGCGTCGTCGCTTCTGCGCGAGTACGCCCCGCGGCTGCGGGCGCAGCTCTCGATCGACCCGCGCTGGCAGAGCGTGCTGGACGCCGACGACGTGCTTCAGGTGACGTTTCTCGAGTGCTTTCTCAAGATCAAGTCGTTTCAGCCCGGCGGGTCGGGGGCGTTCTACGGCTGGCTGCGGCGCATCGCGGAAAACAACCTGCGCGACGCGGTGAAGGGGCTGGAGGCCCAGAAGCGTCCGCCGCCCGCCGTGCAGGCGGCCCGCGGCAAATCAGACGAATCGTTCGTAGCGCTGTACGACCTGCTTCGGGTGACGAGCGCGACGCCCAGCCGGGCGGTCGGCGCCGGCGAGATGGCGGGTGCACTGGAACGGGCCTTGGCCGCGCTTCCGGCGGACTACGCCCAGATCATTCGCGCGTATGATCTCGAGGGCCGGCCGATCGCCGAGGTGGCCGCGGAGACGAAA contains:
- the rpoE_4 gene encoding ECF RNA polymerase sigma-E factor, with translation MASSPDERIARAIAGDTEAASSLLREYAPRLRAQLSIDPRWQSVLDADDVLQVTFLECFLKIKSFQPGGSGAFYGWLRRIAENNLRDAVKGLEAQKRPPPAVQAARGKSDESFVALYDLLRVTSATPSRAVGAGEMAGALERALAALPADYAQIIRAYDLEGRPIAEVAAETKRSPGAIHMLRARAHDRLRELLGSPSDFFSRGA
- the wbpI gene encoding UDP-2,3-diacetamido-2,3-dideoxy-D-glucuronate 2-epimerase; translation: MKIVNICGARPNFMKIAPLMAAYRRYPHIQPLLVHTGQHYDEKMSDLFFRQLGIPEPDINLEVGSATHAVQTAQIMTRFEPVISEHKPDWVVVVGDVNSTIACALVASKLGVKVAHVEAGLRSFDRDMPEEINRLLTDAISDLLLVSEPSGVANLKREGVGEEKIHFVGNVMIDTLRANLEQADRSPILETLGLTAGQYNVVTLHRPSNVDDAATLGRIADAFEEVQKDLPIVFPMHPRTVNNLGRLGLAERFKAMKRLKIIEPLGYLDFLKLTGRAAVVLTDSGGIQEETTILGVWCLTLRENTERPVTITSGTNALVGTDAAKILTEYRRCRLTKLIHPRVPEKWDGRAAERIAEVISRLA